One region of Bacillus pumilus genomic DNA includes:
- a CDS encoding M42 family metallopeptidase, with product MTTEVNETVQLIQKLVSIPSPSGNTEKVIGFVERFLQDVNIETKRNRKGGLIATIKGTDDKEHRMLTAHVDTLGAMVKEIKSNGRLRLALIGGFQYNSIEGEYCEIETATGHTYTGTILMHQTSVHVYADAGKAKRNQENMEIRLDEKVKNADDVKALGIQVGDFISFDPRVEVTSSGFIKSRHLDDKASVALLLRLIHRIQKENITLPHTTHFLISNNEEIGYGGNSNIPEETVEYLAVDMGAIGDGQSTDEYSVSICVKDSSGPYHYGLRKHLAALAEENNIDYRLDIYPYYGSDASAAIRAGHDIIHGLIGPGIDSSHAFERTHEDSLVHTANLLYHYVQSSLITV from the coding sequence ATGACTACTGAAGTAAACGAAACCGTTCAGCTAATTCAAAAGCTCGTATCGATCCCAAGTCCGTCAGGGAATACAGAAAAGGTGATCGGCTTTGTTGAACGCTTTTTACAAGATGTAAATATTGAGACAAAACGAAATCGTAAGGGCGGCTTAATTGCTACTATTAAAGGAACTGATGACAAGGAACACCGCATGCTGACAGCACATGTCGATACGCTCGGTGCAATGGTAAAGGAAATTAAATCAAATGGACGGCTTCGTCTTGCACTCATTGGAGGCTTTCAATATAACTCAATTGAAGGCGAATATTGTGAAATTGAAACAGCAACAGGTCATACATACACAGGTACTATTCTTATGCATCAAACGTCCGTTCATGTCTATGCGGATGCTGGAAAAGCAAAACGAAACCAAGAAAATATGGAGATTCGTCTCGATGAAAAGGTGAAAAATGCAGACGATGTCAAAGCACTTGGGATTCAAGTAGGGGACTTTATCTCATTTGATCCTAGAGTGGAAGTGACTTCATCAGGTTTTATTAAATCAAGACACCTTGATGACAAGGCAAGTGTAGCGCTTTTGCTACGACTCATCCACCGCATTCAAAAGGAAAATATCACACTGCCGCATACGACGCACTTCTTAATTTCCAATAATGAAGAGATTGGCTACGGCGGTAACTCCAATATTCCAGAAGAAACGGTGGAATATCTTGCTGTCGATATGGGAGCGATCGGCGATGGTCAATCAACAGATGAATACAGCGTGTCTATTTGTGTGAAGGACTCAAGCGGTCCTTATCATTATGGATTACGCAAGCATTTAGCTGCATTAGCAGAAGAGAACAACATAGATTACCGTTTAGATATTTACCCTTATTACGGCTCTGATGCATCAGCAGCGATTCGAGCAGGGCATGATATCATTCATGGACTGATTGGTCCAGGGATCGATTCCTCGCATGCTTTTGAACGAACGCATGAAGATTCCCTTGTCCATACAGCGAATCTTCTTTATCACTACGTGCAATCATCCTTAATCACAGTATAA
- a CDS encoding cation:dicarboxylate symporter family transporter: protein MKKLKFGLATQILIGLILGVVVGAIFFGNPGVETYLKPIGDFFLRLIKMIVIPIVVSSLILGVAGAGDGKKVGKLGFRTILYFEIITTFAIILGLVLANFVQPGAGVDFGNTEKQDISQYVETEKEQSSKSVADTFLHIVPTNFFQSLAEGDLLAIIFFTVLFALGVSAIGERGKPVLAFFEGVSHAMFHVVNVVMKAAPFGVFALIGVTVSKFGLESLISLGKLVGLVYFALALFLIVVFGIIGKMIGVNIFRFLAYMKDEMLLAFSTSSSETVLPRVMDKMERIGCPKGIVSFVIPIGYTFNLDGSVLYQAIAALFLAQVYGIDLTIVQQLTLVLVLMVTSKGMAAVPGTSFVVLLATLGTIGVPAEGLAFIAGVDRIMDMARTVVNLTGNALAAVVMSKWEGQYDPEKGHRVMTGQDVPEPTQLSS from the coding sequence ATGAAAAAATTAAAATTTGGATTAGCGACACAAATCCTAATCGGTCTTATTCTCGGTGTCGTTGTTGGGGCAATCTTTTTCGGTAACCCAGGCGTTGAGACTTATTTAAAACCAATTGGAGACTTCTTCTTAAGACTCATTAAGATGATTGTTATACCAATTGTCGTATCTAGCTTAATTTTAGGAGTTGCAGGTGCCGGTGATGGTAAAAAGGTAGGGAAGCTTGGTTTTAGAACCATTCTTTATTTTGAAATTATCACAACATTTGCGATTATCCTTGGTCTTGTGCTTGCTAACTTTGTTCAACCTGGTGCAGGCGTTGACTTTGGAAATACGGAAAAACAAGATATTAGCCAGTATGTTGAAACGGAAAAAGAGCAAAGCAGCAAATCAGTTGCTGATACGTTCCTTCATATCGTTCCAACGAACTTCTTCCAATCATTGGCGGAAGGTGATTTGCTTGCGATTATTTTCTTCACTGTGCTATTTGCTCTTGGCGTTTCTGCCATTGGTGAACGCGGCAAACCAGTGCTCGCCTTCTTTGAAGGTGTATCACACGCCATGTTCCATGTCGTCAATGTTGTGATGAAAGCTGCACCATTTGGTGTCTTCGCACTCATTGGCGTGACTGTATCAAAATTTGGTCTTGAATCTCTTATTTCATTAGGTAAGCTTGTAGGTCTTGTTTATTTTGCGCTCGCTCTCTTCCTTATCGTTGTATTCGGAATTATTGGAAAGATGATTGGCGTCAATATTTTCAGATTTCTTGCTTACATGAAAGACGAAATGCTTCTTGCCTTTAGTACATCAAGCTCTGAAACAGTTTTACCAAGAGTCATGGATAAAATGGAGCGCATTGGATGTCCGAAGGGAATTGTTTCTTTTGTTATCCCAATCGGTTATACGTTTAACCTGGACGGCTCCGTCTTGTATCAAGCGATTGCTGCGCTTTTCCTTGCACAGGTATACGGCATTGACCTCACGATCGTCCAGCAGCTCACACTTGTTCTTGTGCTGATGGTGACATCTAAAGGAATGGCTGCCGTTCCTGGTACGTCCTTTGTTGTATTACTCGCCACATTAGGAACGATTGGTGTTCCTGCTGAAGGTCTTGCATTTATTGCAGGTGTGGATCGTATCATGGATATGGCGCGAACAGTTGTTAACTTAACAGGAAATGCACTTGCAGCTGTTGTGATGTCTAAATGGGAAGGGCAATATGACCCTGAAAAAGGACATCGCGTGATGACTGGACAAGATGTACCTGAACCGACACAGCTTTCAAGCTAA